A DNA window from Microcystis aeruginosa NIES-843 contains the following coding sequences:
- a CDS encoding DUF1902 domain-containing protein — translation MNQKPYQVEAFWDREAQVWVAESEDIPGLVTEADTIEALTAKLRQIIPELLQLNHLITIEPQKAITFELISHRQESIECAV, via the coding sequence ATGAATCAAAAACCGTACCAAGTAGAAGCATTTTGGGATCGAGAGGCGCAAGTGTGGGTAGCAGAGAGTGAAGATATTCCGGGATTAGTCACCGAAGCTGATACCATCGAAGCTTTAACAGCTAAATTACGACAGATAATTCCAGAATTATTACAACTCAATCATCTAATTACCATTGAACCTCAAAAAGCGATAACTTTTGAACTAATTAGTCATCGTCAAGAATCAATTGAGTGCGCTGTTTAG
- a CDS encoding type II toxin-antitoxin system HicA family toxin, producing MATSLTTALKKLLSAAGCYFERQGKGDHEIWYSTLTERRFVVDNTIKSRHTANAVLKQAGQGNRTSFCIKYNRQR from the coding sequence ATGGCTACTTCTTTAACAACTGCATTAAAAAAACTACTTTCAGCAGCCGGATGTTATTTTGAACGTCAAGGGAAAGGAGATCATGAAATTTGGTATAGTACTCTGACAGAAAGAAGATTTGTAGTTGATAATACTATTAAATCACGCCATACTGCTAATGCAGTTTTGAAACAAGCTGGACAGGGTAATCGCACGTCGTTTTGTATAAAATATAACAGACAGAGGTGA